The Toxorhynchites rutilus septentrionalis strain SRP chromosome 3, ASM2978413v1, whole genome shotgun sequence genome includes a region encoding these proteins:
- the LOC129776524 gene encoding tigger transposable element-derived protein 1-like, giving the protein MASQKTAFKKNRSRVSLSLEMKLNILDALQDGKSVANVGRNLKINESTVRTIKKNQDSIRQTAAQGTIYATKSSSYTRDPLMVKMEKALHMWIEDHAQKKIPLDQELIREKALSLYLWLEKNEPSSSKKKDFTASKGWFYNFIRSNSIRNVKIKGESASADVSAANSFPPKLAKIIKEGAYHGDQVFNGDETGLFWKRMPSRTYITQQEQYASGFKAAKDRVTLLFCSNASGDLMLKPLLINRAMTPRSLKGADFNKLPVHWKANTKAWVTKAVFEEWFYDMFIPEVKTYLEGKGLEFHVLLILDNAPGHLVIKHPNVQVVFLPPNTTSLLQPQDQGIIAAFKKLYIKQCLRYILEKLESDETMTVIQAWKEFKIRDALTFIGKALSSMKSKTLNSCWKPLWPECVKAGSTDPSNVEESEILILAHAIGGKGFKDMDSRDVEELLEDTEIEDDELMQSLVTSEPLEDDEDRDIKPCDIEDGNKLADTLVKHFMEKDPCVERAVSFRNDLKLCMLRYNRLNEKTQPTVIDEDDEDFSLPLERRRSRPISSDEEDIATSSNRKHPRVANDSD; this is encoded by the exons ATGGCTTCGCAAAAAACCGCCTTCAAAAAAAACAGATCAAGAGTGTCTCTTTCTTTGGAAATGAAGCTCAATATTTTGGATGCCCTTCAAGATGGGAAATCTGTTGCAAACGTCGGCaggaatttaaaaatcaacgaatcgaCTGTGCGTACAATTAAAAAGAATCAAGATAGCATCAGACAGACAGCAGCTCAGGGCACTATCTATGCAACAAAATCCTCATCATATACACGAGATCCATTGATGGTCAAGATGGAAAAGGCACTTCATATGTGGATCGAAGATCACGCGCAGAAGAAAATACCCTTGGATCAGGAATTAATAAGGGAGAAAGCTTTGAGCCTTTACCTTTGGTTAGAGAAGAATGAGCCGTCTTCAAGTAAAAAGAAAGACTTTACCGCGAGTAAGGGATGGTTTTATAACTTTATACGTAGTAATTCCATTCGCAACGTTAAAATCAAGGGTGAATCCGCATCGGCCGATGTTTCGGCTGCAAATAGTTTTCCTCCAAAGCTCGCTAAGATCATAAAAGAAGGTGCGTATCATGGTGACCAAGTGTTCAATGGAGATGAAAcgggtcttttttggaaaagaatGCCGTCTCGTACCTACATTACGCAGCAGGAGCAATATGCCAGTGGTTTCAAAGCGGCCAAAGACAGGGTTACCCTGTTATTTTGCAGTAATGCTTCAGGCGACCTTATGTTGAAACCGCTATTGATCAATCGTGCTATGACGCCCCGCTCGTTGAAGGGGGCTGATTTCAACAAACTGCCAGTGCACTGGAAAGCTAACACTAAAGCGTGGGTCACAAAAGCCGTTTTTGAGGAATGGTTTTACGATATGTTTATTCCGGAAgtgaaaacatacttggaaggaAAAGGTTTGGAGTTCCACGTGCTTTTGATTTTGGATAACGCTCCAGGACACCTAGTTATCAAGCACCCAAACGTTCAAGTTGTGTTTCTTCCACCGAATACAACTTCTTTGTTACAGCCTCAAGATCAAGGAATAATTGCTGCTTTCAAGAAGTTGTACATTAAACAATGTCTTCGGTACATCCTCGAAAAGCTTGAAAGCGATGAAACGATGACGGTAATTCAAGCGTGGAAAGAATTTAAGATAAGAGACGCTCTGACGTTCATAGGAAAGGCTCTGTCTTCTATGAAATCTAAAacattgaattcgtgctggaagcCACTATGGCCAGAATGCGTGAAAGCTGGTTCAACAGACCCTTCAAATGTGGAAGAATCAGAAATTCTCATTCTGGCACATGCAATTGGAGGGAAAGGATTCAAAGATATGGATAGTAGAGACGTTGAAGAGCTTCTTGAAGACACCGAAATTGAAGATGATGAACTGATGCAGAGTTTAGTCACATCGGAGCCTTTAGAGGACGATGAAGACCGGGATATCAAGCCATGTGATATCGAAGACGGGAATAAATTAGCGGATACCCTCGTAAAACATTTTATGGAAAAGGATCCTTGTGTTGAGAGAGCCGTTTCATTTCGGAATGATTTGAAACTGTGTATGCTTCGCTACAATAGattgaacgaaaaaacacaGCCAACAGTTATCGATGAAG ATGACGAGGATTTCAGCTTACCATTGGAACGCAGACGATCTCGTCCGATTTCTTCGGATGAGGAAGATATCGCCACATCATCTAACCGCAAACATCCACGTGTTGCTAATGATAGTGATTAG